A DNA window from Camelina sativa cultivar DH55 chromosome 13, Cs, whole genome shotgun sequence contains the following coding sequences:
- the LOC109124827 gene encoding membrane-associated protein VIPP1, chloroplastic-like, producing the protein MALKASPVAGLFPPLRPTASSSPSTSNRPCSLRVLPLRPSFFGGGLRANELRLACADRLKCNSHGATMNLFERFSRVVKSYANALISSFEDPEKILEQTVIEMNSDLTKMRQATAQVLASQKKLQNKYKAAQQSSDDWYKRAQLALAKGDEDLAREALKRRKSFADNASALKTQLDQQKGVVDNLVSNTRLLESKIQEAKAKKDTLLARARTAKTATKVQEMIGTVNTSGALSAFEKMEEKVMAMESEADALTQIGTDELEGKFQMLESSSVDDDLANLKKELSGSSKKGELPAGRSTVSASTRYPFKDSEIENDLNELRRKANDF; encoded by the exons ATGGCTCTCAAAGCTTCACCAGTTGCCGGATTATTCCCTCCTCTCCGTCCtactgcttcttcttccccttcaacTTCTAATCGCCCTTGTTCCCTCAGGGTTTTACCCCTCAGACCATCCTTCTTCG GTGGAGGGCTGAGAGCGAACGAGCTGAGATTAGCTTGTGCAGATAGACTCAAGTGCAACAGTCATGGTGCTACGATGAATCTTTTTGAACGATTTTCTAGAGTGGTCAAG TCATATGCAAATGCACTCATTAGCTCCTTCGAAGACCCGGAGAAAATCCTGGAGCAAACTGTCATTGAAATGAATAGTGATTTGACTAAGATGCGTCAAGCCACTGCACAG GTTTTAGCATCACAAAAGAAGTTGCAGAACAAATATAAAGCTGCACAGCAATCTTCTGATGATTG GTACAAAAGGGCACAACTTGCTCTTGCAAAAGGAGATGAGGATCTTGCACGTGAAGCCCTTAAACGTCGAAAGTCTTTTGCT GACAACGCTAGTGCTCTGAAAACTCAACTAGATCAACAGAAAGGTGTTGTCGACAATCTTGTTTCGAATACAAGG CTCTTGGAGAGCAAGATACAAGAggcaaaagcaaagaaagataCGCTCCTTGCACGTGCTCGAACTGCCAA GACTGCAACGAAAGTGCAAGAGATGATAGGGACAGTAAATACAAGCGGTGCTCTTTCAGCTTTTGAAAAAATGGAGGAGAAAG TGATGGCTATGGAGTCTGAAGCAGATGCACTTACTCAGATTGGAACTGATGAACTCGAGGGGAAG TTTCAAATGCTTGAGAGTTCATCTGTGGATGATGATCTCGCAAACTTGAAGAAAGAGTTGTCCGGAAGCTCAAAG AAAGGAGAGCTCCCTGCAGGGAGAAGCACCGTCTCAGCTAGCACAAGATACCCTTTCAAGGACTCGGAGATCGAGAATGATTTAAACGAACTACGAAGGAAAGCTAACGACTTTTAG